The Enterobacter asburiae genome window below encodes:
- the flhB gene encoding flagellar biosynthesis protein FlhB translates to MAEENDDKTEAPTPHRLEKAREEGQIPRSRELTSLLILIVGVCIIWWGGESLARKLAGMLSTGLRFDHSMVNDPNLILSQIIQLIKGAMVALLPLITGVVLVALVSPVMLGGLVFSAKSLQPKFSKLNPLPGIAKMFSAQTGAELLKAVLKSVLMGSSAGFYLWYHWPEMMRLISESPLTAMSNALNLVGLCALLVVLSIIPMVGFDVIFQLYTHFKKLRMSRQDIRDEYKQMEGDPHVKGRIRQMQRAAARRRMMDDVPKADVIVTNPTHYSVALRYDENKMSAPKVVAKGAGLIALRIREIGTEHRVPILEAPPLARALYRHADIGQQIPGQLYAAVAEVLAWVWQLKRWRLAGGQRPVKPENLPVPAALDFMNEKESDG, encoded by the coding sequence GTGGCAGAAGAGAACGACGACAAAACGGAAGCCCCCACACCCCACCGACTAGAAAAAGCGCGTGAGGAAGGGCAGATCCCCCGATCCCGAGAATTAACCTCCCTGCTGATCCTTATCGTAGGGGTTTGCATTATCTGGTGGGGCGGGGAGTCGCTCGCCCGCAAGCTGGCGGGAATGTTGTCCACCGGCTTACGTTTTGACCACAGCATGGTTAACGATCCGAATCTGATCCTCAGCCAGATTATTCAGCTTATCAAAGGGGCCATGGTCGCGCTGTTGCCCCTGATTACCGGGGTTGTGCTGGTCGCGCTGGTCTCTCCGGTGATGCTCGGCGGTCTGGTTTTCAGTGCCAAATCGCTGCAACCGAAATTTTCCAAACTGAACCCGCTGCCGGGTATTGCGAAAATGTTCTCTGCGCAGACCGGGGCTGAGCTGCTCAAAGCCGTTCTCAAATCGGTGCTGATGGGCAGTTCCGCAGGCTTTTACCTCTGGTACCACTGGCCGGAAATGATGCGTCTTATCAGCGAATCGCCGCTCACCGCGATGAGCAACGCGCTGAATCTGGTCGGGCTCTGCGCGCTGCTGGTGGTGCTCAGCATTATCCCGATGGTGGGTTTTGACGTGATCTTCCAGCTTTATACCCACTTCAAAAAGCTGCGCATGTCGCGTCAGGATATCCGTGACGAATATAAGCAGATGGAAGGTGACCCGCACGTAAAAGGGCGTATCCGCCAGATGCAACGTGCCGCCGCCCGTCGCCGCATGATGGACGATGTGCCGAAGGCCGACGTCATTGTTACCAACCCGACGCACTATTCCGTTGCGCTGCGCTATGACGAAAACAAAATGAGCGCGCCGAAAGTCGTTGCGAAAGGGGCGGGGCTGATCGCACTGCGTATCCGGGAAATTGGCACTGAGCACCGCGTGCCGATCCTGGAAGCCCCTCCGCTGGCGCGTGCCCTTTACCGCCATGCGGATATCGGACAACAGATTCCGGGACAACTCTACGCCGCCGTGGCGGAAGTGCTGGCCTGGGTATGGCAGTTGAAGCGCTGGCGTCTGGCTGGCGGTCAGCGGCCTGTGAAACCTGAAAACCTTCCGGTGCCTGCCGCGCTGGATTTTATGAACGAGAAGGAATCTGATGGCTAA
- a CDS encoding IS1-like element IS1A family transposase (programmed frameshift), translated as MASVSISCPSCSATDGVVRNGKSTAGHQRYLCSHCRKTWQLQFTYTASQPGTHQKIIDMAMNGVGCRATARIMGVGLNTILRHFKKLRPQSVTSRIQPGSDVIVCAEMDEQWGYVGAKSRQRWLFYAYDRLRKTVVAHVFGERTMATLGRLMSLLSPFDVVIWMTDGWPLYESRLKGKLHVISKRYTQRIERHNLNLRQHLARLGRKSLSFSKSVELHDKVIGHYLNIKHYQ; from the exons GTGGCTTCTGTTTCTATCAGCTGTCCCTCCTGTTCAGCTACTGACGGGGTGGTGCGTAACGGTAAAAGTACTGCCGGACATCAGCGCTATCTCTGCTCTCACTGCCGTAAAACATGGCAGTTACAGTTCACATACACCGCCTCTCAACCCGGTACGCACCAGAAAATCATTGATATGGCCATGAATGGCGTTGGATGCCGGGCAACCGCCCGCATTATGGGCGTTGGCCTCAACACGATTTTACGTCACT TTAAAAAACTCAGGCCGCAGTCGGTAACCTCGCGCATACAGCCTGGCAGTGACGTCATCGTCTGCGCGGAAATGGACGAACAGTGGGGCTACGTCGGGGCTAAATCGCGCCAGCGCTGGCTGTTTTACGCGTATGACAGGCTCCGGAAGACGGTTGTTGCGCACGTATTCGGTGAACGCACTATGGCGACGCTGGGGCGTCTTATGAGCCTGCTGTCACCCTTTGACGTGGTGATATGGATGACGGATGGCTGGCCGCTGTATGAATCCCGCCTGAAGGGAAAGCTGCACGTAATCAGCAAGCGATATACGCAGCGAATTGAGCGGCATAACCTGAATCTGAGGCAGCACCTGGCACGGCTGGGACGGAAGTCGCTGTCGTTCTCAAAATCGGTGGAGCTGCATGATAAAGTCATCGGGCATTATCTGAACATAAAACACTATCAATAA
- the otsA gene encoding alpha,alpha-trehalose-phosphate synthase: MGRLVVVSNRIAPPDDKKASAGGLAVGVLGALKAAGGLWFGWSGEISEEEKPLKKVTRGNITWASFALKEKDYDEYYSQFSNAVLWPAFHYRLDLVKFQRESFEGYSRVNALLADKLLPLIEEDDILWIHDYHLLPFARELRKRGVNNRIGFFLHIPFPTPEIFTALPPHEELLEALCDYDLLGFQTENDRLAFLDSVSGKARLVTKGGKTHTAWGKTFHTEVYPIGIEPDEIAEQASGPLPPKLAQLKNELKHVKNIFSVERLDYSKGLPERFLAYETLLDKYPQHHGKIRYTQIAPTSRGEVQAYQDIRHQLETEAGRINGRYGQLGWTPLFYLNQHFDRKILMKVFRYADVGLVTPLRDGMNLVAKEYVAAQDPADPGVLVLSQFAGAANELTSALIVNPYDRDDVANALNRALTMPLTERISRHADMMETIRKNDINHWQARFIQDLRDIAPQSHEGDLQKKIATFPKLA; the protein is encoded by the coding sequence ATGGGTCGCTTAGTCGTCGTCTCTAACCGAATCGCACCGCCTGACGATAAAAAAGCCAGTGCAGGTGGCCTGGCGGTAGGGGTGTTAGGTGCCTTAAAAGCCGCTGGCGGGCTGTGGTTTGGCTGGAGTGGAGAAATCAGTGAAGAAGAGAAACCGCTCAAAAAGGTGACGCGCGGAAACATTACGTGGGCTTCATTTGCATTGAAAGAGAAAGACTATGACGAGTATTACTCGCAGTTCTCAAATGCCGTCCTGTGGCCTGCGTTCCACTATCGTCTTGACCTGGTCAAATTCCAGCGTGAATCCTTCGAAGGCTACTCGCGCGTGAATGCGCTGCTGGCGGATAAACTGCTGCCATTAATCGAAGAAGACGATATTTTATGGATCCACGATTATCACCTGTTGCCCTTCGCGCGCGAGCTGCGAAAAAGAGGGGTAAATAACCGCATTGGCTTCTTCCTGCACATCCCGTTCCCGACGCCGGAAATTTTTACCGCGCTGCCGCCGCATGAAGAATTGCTGGAGGCGCTGTGTGATTACGATTTGCTGGGCTTCCAGACCGAAAATGACCGCCTCGCGTTCCTTGACTCCGTGTCAGGTAAAGCGCGTCTGGTAACCAAAGGCGGGAAAACCCATACGGCGTGGGGGAAAACCTTCCACACCGAGGTCTATCCAATAGGGATTGAACCTGACGAAATCGCGGAGCAGGCTTCCGGCCCGCTGCCGCCGAAGCTGGCGCAGCTTAAGAATGAACTCAAGCACGTAAAAAATATCTTCTCGGTTGAGCGTCTTGATTATTCCAAAGGGCTGCCGGAACGCTTCCTGGCGTATGAAACGCTGCTGGATAAATACCCGCAGCATCACGGGAAAATTCGCTATACCCAAATTGCGCCGACGTCGCGCGGTGAGGTTCAGGCCTATCAGGATATTCGCCATCAGTTGGAGACAGAAGCAGGGCGCATTAATGGCCGCTACGGCCAGCTGGGCTGGACGCCGCTGTTTTACCTGAATCAGCACTTTGACCGTAAGATCCTGATGAAGGTCTTCCGCTATGCGGACGTTGGGCTGGTCACGCCGCTGCGCGACGGGATGAACCTGGTGGCGAAAGAGTATGTGGCGGCCCAGGATCCTGCCGACCCGGGTGTTCTGGTGCTTTCCCAGTTTGCCGGGGCCGCAAATGAGCTCACGTCGGCGCTCATCGTTAACCCTTACGACAGGGATGACGTGGCTAACGCGCTGAATCGCGCCCTGACAATGCCGCTCACGGAACGTATTTCCCGCCATGCTGACATGATGGAAACAATCCGGAAGAACGATATTAACCACTGGCAGGCGCGTTTTATTCAGGATCTCCGGGATATCGCTCCGCAAAGTCATGAAGGCGATCTGCAAAAAAAGATCGCGACCTTCCCTAAACTCGCCTGA
- the otsB gene encoding trehalose-phosphatase, giving the protein MADMLTAPPVLPGHYAFFFDLDGTLAGIKPHPDQVSIPDAVLQDLHQLSLMNEGALALISGRSMAELDTLASPYHFPLAGVHGAERRDIHDHTHIVSLPDALTQTLQKQLSAALEALPGTELEAKGMAFALHYRQAPQHEEAVLALAQTVADAHPQLALQPGKCVVELKPKGINKGAAIAAFMASPPFKGRTPVFIGDDLTDEAGFRVVNQAGGIAVKVGPGDTVAEWRLADVASVWQWISDIANQQQQQIAQSKGGNHYGSLSRRL; this is encoded by the coding sequence GTGGCTGACATGTTAACCGCACCGCCTGTACTGCCCGGACACTATGCTTTCTTTTTCGATCTCGACGGCACGCTCGCCGGGATAAAACCGCACCCTGACCAGGTGTCTATTCCGGATGCGGTGTTACAGGATTTGCATCAGCTCTCGCTCATGAATGAGGGAGCACTGGCATTGATATCAGGGCGCTCAATGGCCGAGCTGGATACGCTCGCCAGTCCTTACCACTTTCCGCTGGCCGGTGTACACGGAGCGGAGCGCCGCGACATCCATGATCACACGCATATCGTTTCACTCCCTGACGCACTCACGCAAACGCTTCAGAAGCAGCTTTCTGCTGCGCTGGAAGCGCTGCCTGGCACCGAACTGGAAGCCAAAGGCATGGCCTTTGCCCTGCATTATCGTCAGGCGCCGCAGCATGAGGAGGCCGTGCTTGCGCTGGCTCAGACGGTTGCGGATGCCCATCCACAGCTGGCGTTGCAGCCCGGCAAATGCGTAGTGGAGTTAAAACCGAAAGGGATTAATAAAGGCGCGGCCATCGCCGCGTTTATGGCGTCGCCGCCTTTCAAAGGGCGAACGCCCGTTTTCATTGGGGATGACCTGACCGACGAGGCCGGGTTTCGCGTGGTGAATCAGGCCGGAGGGATCGCCGTCAAGGTGGGGCCCGGTGACACGGTTGCCGAATGGCGGCTGGCGGATGTCGCCAGCGTCTGGCAGTGGATATCTGACATCGCTAACCAGCAACAACAACAAATAGCGCAAAGCAAAGGGGGAAACCATTATGGGTCGCTTAGTCGTCGTCTCTAA
- the araH gene encoding L-arabinose ABC transporter permease AraH has translation MSSVTTSGAPKSKSALSFGRIWDQYGMLVVFAALFLACAIFVPNFATFINMKGLGLAISMSGMVACGMLFCLASGDFDLSVASVIACAGVTTAVVINMTESLWIGVLAGLLLGVISGLVNGFVIARLKINALITTLATMQIVRGLAYIISDGKAVGIEDERFFTLGYANWLGLPAPIWLTVACLILFGFLLNRTTFGRNTLAIGGNEEAARLAGVPVVRTKIIIFVLSGLVSAAAGIILASRMTSGQPMTSIGYELIVISACVLGGVSLKGGIGKISYVVAGILILGTVENAMNLLNISPFAQYVVRGLILLAAVIFDRYKQKAKRTL, from the coding sequence ATGTCCTCTGTTACTACATCCGGAGCGCCGAAGTCGAAGTCGGCGCTGAGTTTTGGACGTATCTGGGATCAGTACGGCATGCTGGTGGTCTTTGCCGCACTGTTCCTCGCCTGCGCGATCTTTGTTCCTAACTTTGCCACCTTCATTAATATGAAGGGGCTGGGGCTGGCCATTTCCATGTCCGGGATGGTGGCCTGCGGGATGCTGTTCTGTCTGGCCTCCGGCGATTTTGACCTGTCGGTGGCGTCGGTGATTGCCTGCGCGGGCGTCACGACGGCAGTGGTGATCAACATGACGGAAAGCCTGTGGATTGGCGTTCTGGCCGGTCTGCTACTCGGCGTCATCAGCGGTCTGGTGAACGGTTTTGTTATCGCACGCCTGAAGATTAACGCTCTGATCACCACGCTTGCGACGATGCAAATTGTCCGCGGGCTGGCCTATATCATCTCCGACGGTAAAGCGGTGGGGATTGAAGACGAGCGCTTCTTTACCCTGGGTTACGCCAACTGGCTGGGTCTGCCTGCGCCAATCTGGCTGACCGTGGCCTGCCTGATCCTGTTCGGCTTCCTGCTCAACCGGACCACCTTTGGCCGCAATACGCTGGCGATTGGCGGTAACGAAGAGGCCGCCCGTCTGGCCGGGGTACCGGTGGTGCGAACCAAGATTATTATCTTTGTGCTCTCGGGGCTGGTTTCTGCCGCCGCGGGGATTATTCTTGCGTCGCGCATGACCAGCGGCCAGCCGATGACCTCTATTGGTTATGAGCTGATCGTCATTTCGGCCTGCGTTTTAGGGGGCGTTTCCCTCAAGGGTGGCATCGGAAAAATCTCATATGTGGTGGCCGGTATCCTGATTTTGGGCACCGTAGAGAACGCCATGAACCTGCTGAATATTTCGCCGTTCGCGCAGTACGTCGTGCGTGGCCTGATCCTGCTGGCAGCCGTGATTTTCGACCGTTACAAGCAAAAAGCGAAGCGTACCCTGTAA
- the araG gene encoding L-arabinose ABC transporter ATP-binding protein AraG, which yields MRQSDPYLSFRGIGKTFPGVNALTDISFDCYAGQVHALMGENGAGKSTLLKILSGNYAPTTGTLAIRGEEVAFADTTAALNAGVAIIYQELHLIPEMTVAENIYLGQLPHKGGVVNRSLLNYEAGLQLKHLGLDVDPQTPLKYLSIGQWQMVEIAKALARNARIIAFDEPTSSLSAREIENLFRVIRELRQEGRTILYVSHRMEEIFALSDAITVFKDGRYVRTFTDMQQVNHDQLVQAMVGRELGDIYHWQPRQYGPERLRLDSVKAPGVRTPISLSVRSGEIVGLFGLVGAGRSELMKGLFGGTRITDGQVSIDGERVDIQKPAHAIRAGMMLCPEDRKAEGIIPVHSVRDNINISARRKFIRAGCLINDGWESSNADHHIRSLNIKTPGPEQLIMNLSGGNQQKAILGRWLSEDMKVILLDEPTRGIDVGAKHEIYNVIYELAKRGVAVLFASSDLPEVLGVADRIVVMREGEIAGELLHEQANEQQALNLAMPKVSQAVA from the coding sequence ATGCGACAGTCTGATCCGTATCTCTCTTTCCGCGGCATCGGGAAAACTTTTCCCGGTGTTAACGCGCTGACCGATATCAGCTTCGACTGCTATGCCGGCCAGGTTCACGCCCTGATGGGGGAAAACGGTGCGGGGAAATCCACGCTGTTGAAGATCCTCAGCGGCAACTATGCGCCTACAACCGGCACGCTGGCCATTCGCGGCGAAGAGGTGGCGTTTGCCGATACCACGGCGGCGCTCAATGCCGGGGTGGCGATCATCTACCAGGAGCTGCACCTCATTCCTGAGATGACCGTGGCGGAAAACATCTATTTAGGACAGCTCCCGCACAAAGGCGGCGTGGTAAATCGTTCGCTACTTAATTATGAAGCGGGGCTGCAGCTTAAACACCTGGGTCTGGACGTCGATCCCCAGACGCCGCTGAAATATCTCTCCATCGGCCAGTGGCAGATGGTTGAAATTGCCAAGGCGCTGGCGCGTAACGCCAGAATTATTGCCTTCGATGAGCCCACCAGTTCGCTTTCTGCGCGTGAAATTGAAAATCTGTTCCGCGTGATCCGCGAATTGCGTCAGGAAGGGCGTACGATTTTGTATGTCTCGCACCGCATGGAAGAGATATTTGCCCTGAGCGACGCCATCACCGTCTTTAAAGATGGGCGCTATGTGCGCACCTTTACCGACATGCAGCAGGTTAACCATGATCAGCTTGTTCAGGCGATGGTCGGACGCGAGCTGGGTGACATTTATCACTGGCAGCCGCGTCAGTACGGCCCTGAACGCCTGCGCCTGGACAGCGTCAAAGCGCCGGGCGTGCGCACGCCGATTTCGTTATCCGTTCGCAGCGGCGAAATTGTCGGCCTGTTTGGTCTGGTGGGGGCGGGGCGCAGTGAATTAATGAAAGGCCTGTTCGGCGGAACCCGTATTACCGACGGGCAGGTCTCTATTGACGGTGAACGGGTCGATATCCAGAAACCGGCCCACGCGATCAGGGCGGGCATGATGCTCTGCCCGGAAGACCGTAAAGCAGAGGGGATTATTCCGGTGCATTCGGTACGCGACAACATCAATATTTCCGCTCGCCGCAAGTTTATTCGCGCAGGCTGCCTGATAAACGATGGCTGGGAGTCGAGCAATGCCGACCACCATATTCGCTCGCTGAATATTAAAACGCCGGGTCCGGAACAGCTGATCATGAATCTGTCAGGCGGAAACCAGCAGAAGGCGATTTTAGGCCGCTGGCTGTCGGAAGATATGAAGGTCATTTTGCTCGACGAGCCGACCCGCGGTATCGATGTGGGGGCAAAACACGAGATTTATAACGTGATCTATGAGCTGGCAAAACGCGGCGTGGCGGTGCTCTTCGCCTCCAGCGATCTGCCGGAGGTGCTTGGCGTGGCCGACCGCATTGTGGTGATGCGTGAAGGCGAAATTGCCGGTGAATTACTTCATGAACAGGCGAATGAACAACAGGCGTTGAACCTCGCCATGCCTAAAGTCAGCCAGGCTGTCGCCTGA
- the araF gene encoding arabinose ABC transporter substrate-binding protein AraF produces the protein MHKFTKALAAIGLAAVMSQSAIAENLKLGFLVKQPEEPWFQTEWKFADKAGKDLGFEVIKIAVPDGEKTLNAIDSLAASGAKGFVICTPDPKLGSAIAAKARGYDMKVIAVDDQFVNAKGKPMDTVPLVMMAATKIGERQGQELYKEMQKRGWDVKETAVMAITADELDTARRRTTGSMDALKAAGFPEKQIYKVPTKSNDIPGAFDAANSMLVQHPEVKHWLVVGMNDNTVLGGVRATEGQGFKAPDVIGIGINGVDAVSELSKAQATGFYGSLLPSPDVHGYKSSEMLYNWVTKGAEPPKFTEVTDVVLITRDNFKEELAKKGLGGK, from the coding sequence ATGCACAAATTTACTAAAGCGCTGGCGGCCATCGGTCTGGCTGCCGTTATGTCACAATCCGCTATCGCTGAGAATTTAAAACTCGGTTTTTTGGTAAAACAGCCCGAAGAGCCCTGGTTCCAGACTGAGTGGAAATTCGCAGATAAAGCCGGGAAAGATTTAGGTTTTGAAGTCATTAAAATCGCCGTGCCTGACGGCGAAAAAACCCTGAACGCCATCGACAGCCTGGCGGCCAGCGGTGCAAAAGGTTTCGTTATCTGTACCCCGGATCCAAAGCTGGGATCGGCAATCGCGGCGAAAGCGCGCGGTTACGATATGAAGGTCATCGCGGTTGACGATCAGTTCGTTAACGCCAAAGGCAAGCCGATGGACACCGTCCCGCTGGTCATGATGGCGGCGACCAAAATCGGCGAGCGCCAGGGCCAGGAACTGTATAAAGAGATGCAAAAGCGCGGCTGGGATGTCAAAGAGACCGCGGTAATGGCTATCACGGCTGACGAGCTGGACACCGCCCGTCGTCGTACTACCGGTTCAATGGATGCGCTGAAAGCGGCCGGCTTCCCGGAAAAACAGATCTATAAAGTCCCAACCAAATCCAACGATATCCCGGGTGCTTTCGACGCCGCGAACTCTATGCTGGTCCAGCATCCGGAGGTCAAACACTGGCTGGTGGTCGGCATGAACGACAACACCGTGCTGGGCGGGGTACGCGCGACGGAAGGCCAGGGCTTCAAAGCGCCTGACGTGATCGGGATTGGCATCAACGGCGTTGACGCCGTCAGCGAGCTGTCCAAAGCGCAGGCTACCGGCTTCTACGGTTCTCTGTTGCCGAGCCCGGACGTTCACGGCTACAAATCCAGTGAGATGCTCTACAACTGGGTAACCAAAGGGGCCGAACCGCCGAAATTTACCGAAGTGACCGACGTGGTGCTGATTACCCGCGACAACTTCAAAGAGGAGCTGGCGAAAAAAGGGCTGGGCGGTAAGTAA
- a CDS encoding non-heme ferritin-like protein — protein MATQTMMQKLNAQMNLEFYASNLHLHLSAWCAENSLTGSATFFRSQAQSNVTHMMRVFNFLKAAGANPVVKALDGINENYSCLEELFQKTLEEYEQRCSTLSKLADEAKAQQDITTLKFLRDMDKEQQQDGMLLKTLADEIHNAQQAGLCPEQTDRHLLDIVAVQHH, from the coding sequence ATGGCTACCCAAACGATGATGCAAAAACTTAACGCGCAGATGAACCTTGAGTTCTACGCCTCGAATCTGCACCTTCACTTAAGCGCGTGGTGTGCCGAGAATAGTCTCACGGGGTCTGCCACATTCTTTCGCTCTCAGGCGCAAAGTAACGTCACCCATATGATGCGTGTCTTTAACTTTCTGAAAGCCGCAGGGGCAAATCCTGTCGTTAAAGCCCTTGATGGGATCAATGAAAACTATTCTTGTCTGGAAGAACTGTTTCAAAAAACGCTTGAAGAGTACGAGCAACGCTGCAGCACGCTCAGCAAACTGGCCGATGAAGCCAAAGCGCAGCAGGACATTACGACGCTCAAATTCTTACGTGATATGGACAAAGAACAGCAGCAGGATGGCATGCTGCTAAAGACGCTGGCGGATGAGATCCATAATGCGCAGCAGGCGGGTTTATGTCCTGAGCAAACCGACCGTCATCTGCTCGACATTGTGGCGGTGCAGCACCACTGA
- a CDS encoding anaerobic C4-dicarboxylate transporter, with product MITIEFVVILLCLLTGTRFGGMGLGLISGIGLFILCFVFGLQPGKPPVDVMLTILAVIGCAATLQTAGGLNVMMQFAERLLRKHPQHITLLAPFTTWMLTFLCGTGHVVYTMFPIIADIALKKGIRPERPMAVASVASQMAITASPVSVAVVSLVSILAAQHGIDHAWGILEILAVSVPASLFGVAIAALWSLRRGKDLADDIEFQEKLKDPKQREFIYGGTETLMNQRFPKQAYWSTWIFFAGIAVVVLLGAFPELRPAFEVKGKMTALSMNLVIQMMMLIAGAVMLMACKVNASAISNGAVFKAGMVAIFSVFGVAWMSDTFFQAHLDELKLALEGVVKSHPWTYAIVLFLVSKLVNSQAAALTAVAPMGLMLGIDPKMLIAFFPASYGYFVLPTYPSDLACIGFDRSGTTRIGKFIINHSFILPGLIGVSCACAASYLLVQTFF from the coding sequence ATGATCACCATTGAGTTTGTTGTCATTCTCCTCTGCCTGCTGACGGGTACGCGTTTCGGCGGTATGGGGCTTGGGTTAATTAGCGGTATTGGTCTTTTTATTTTATGTTTTGTCTTTGGACTGCAACCGGGTAAACCGCCGGTTGACGTTATGCTGACCATCCTTGCGGTGATAGGCTGTGCGGCTACGCTGCAGACTGCGGGCGGCCTCAACGTCATGATGCAGTTTGCTGAACGCCTGCTGCGCAAACACCCGCAGCACATCACCCTGCTCGCCCCTTTCACCACCTGGATGCTGACCTTTCTGTGCGGCACCGGGCATGTGGTCTACACCATGTTCCCCATCATTGCGGATATCGCCCTGAAAAAAGGGATCCGCCCGGAGCGCCCCATGGCCGTGGCCTCGGTCGCGTCGCAGATGGCAATCACGGCATCCCCCGTTTCCGTTGCCGTGGTGTCACTGGTGTCCATCCTGGCGGCCCAGCATGGGATCGATCACGCGTGGGGGATCCTGGAAATTCTCGCCGTGTCGGTTCCCGCTTCGCTTTTCGGCGTGGCCATTGCGGCCCTGTGGAGTTTACGCCGTGGGAAAGATCTGGCTGACGACATAGAGTTTCAGGAAAAGCTGAAAGATCCTAAGCAGCGCGAGTTTATCTATGGCGGAACGGAGACGTTAATGAATCAGCGTTTCCCTAAACAGGCCTACTGGTCCACGTGGATTTTCTTTGCCGGTATTGCCGTGGTCGTTTTGCTGGGGGCATTCCCTGAACTGCGCCCCGCCTTTGAGGTAAAAGGCAAAATGACGGCGCTGTCGATGAACCTTGTCATTCAGATGATGATGCTAATTGCGGGCGCCGTGATGCTGATGGCCTGTAAGGTCAATGCGTCGGCCATTTCCAACGGCGCGGTGTTCAAGGCCGGTATGGTCGCGATCTTCTCGGTGTTCGGCGTGGCATGGATGAGCGATACCTTTTTCCAGGCGCATCTCGATGAGTTAAAGCTGGCGCTGGAAGGCGTGGTGAAGAGCCACCCGTGGACGTATGCCATTGTGCTGTTTCTGGTGTCAAAACTGGTGAACAGCCAGGCGGCTGCGCTGACGGCCGTTGCGCCAATGGGCCTGATGCTCGGCATCGACCCGAAAATGCTGATCGCCTTTTTCCCGGCGTCATACGGCTATTTTGTCCTGCCGACCTATCCCAGTGATTTGGCCTGCATCGGCTTTGACCGTTCAGGCACCACCCGCATCGGCAAATTTATCATCAACCACAGCTTTATTCTGCCAGGGCTGATTGGGGTAAGCTGCGCGTGCGCGGCGAGCTACCTGCTGGTCCAGACGTTCTTTTAA
- a CDS encoding DUF2766 family protein translates to MSQNLSADQELVSDVVACQLVIKQILDVLDVIAPVEVREKMSTQLKNIDFASHPAAADPVTLRAIQKAIALIELRFTPQGESH, encoded by the coding sequence ATGTCACAAAACCTGAGCGCCGATCAGGAACTAGTCTCTGACGTTGTCGCCTGTCAGCTGGTTATCAAACAAATCCTTGATGTTCTGGACGTGATTGCGCCGGTTGAAGTGCGCGAGAAGATGTCTACGCAGCTGAAGAACATCGATTTTGCCAGCCATCCTGCTGCCGCTGACCCGGTTACGCTTCGTGCGATCCAGAAAGCCATCGCGCTGATTGAACTGCGATTCACGCCGCAGGGTGAGTCCCACTAA
- the azuC gene encoding stress response protein AzuC, producing the protein MKLRKILKSMWANYCRTFKDVPPGAMF; encoded by the coding sequence GTGAAACTGCGCAAAATCCTGAAAAGCATGTGGGCCAATTACTGCCGCACGTTCAAAGACGTGCCGCCGGGCGCCATGTTCTGA
- the yecR gene encoding YecR family lipoprotein codes for MKRVIVAGTILLLAGCSINRQAEVSSRDAPNGIVRLDYGQAALQNAYSDEYVNNGTAAKACQSMGYATASAYGQPIKTCTLTSGSLCLNESVTIQYKCMGYAVNPKSNNPWY; via the coding sequence ATGAAAAGAGTCATTGTAGCCGGCACAATCCTGCTGCTCGCGGGGTGTAGTATCAACCGCCAGGCTGAAGTCAGCAGCCGCGACGCGCCGAACGGCATCGTCCGCCTCGACTACGGCCAGGCAGCGCTGCAAAATGCGTATTCCGATGAGTATGTAAATAACGGCACGGCGGCAAAAGCGTGTCAGAGCATGGGGTATGCCACTGCCTCAGCCTATGGTCAGCCCATTAAAACCTGCACCCTGACGAGCGGCTCTTTGTGCCTGAACGAGAGCGTGACTATCCAGTATAAATGTATGGGTTACGCCGTTAATCCTAAGTCAAATAATCCGTGGTATTAA